One window of the Oceanispirochaeta sp. M1 genome contains the following:
- the grpE gene encoding nucleotide exchange factor GrpE has protein sequence MAKKKNEDLQEDIVKDNVNADESVKEEPELTETDESIEAEAEEKSDEELLQDSVEALKQENSELKDQYLRKHADFENYRKRMAKEKADSVRYGNQELLKDLIEVIDNFDRAIKSSADSNDFDSFKDGISMIEQQFTGMLESKWGLAKMNCTGSEYDPNSHEALMMEEASDIEVPTVMEDFQAGYTLHDRVIRPAKVKVGKPAAAAAE, from the coding sequence GTGGCAAAAAAGAAAAATGAAGATCTGCAGGAAGACATTGTGAAAGATAATGTGAATGCGGATGAGTCAGTAAAGGAAGAGCCTGAACTGACTGAAACTGATGAATCAATAGAAGCTGAAGCTGAAGAGAAATCAGATGAAGAACTTCTGCAGGACTCAGTGGAAGCATTGAAGCAGGAAAATAGTGAATTGAAAGATCAGTATCTGCGTAAACATGCTGATTTTGAAAACTACAGAAAACGGATGGCCAAAGAAAAGGCTGATTCTGTACGATATGGAAATCAGGAATTGCTGAAAGATCTTATCGAAGTTATTGATAACTTTGACAGGGCAATTAAGTCTTCTGCTGATTCTAATGATTTTGATTCTTTCAAAGATGGGATCTCAATGATTGAGCAGCAGTTTACAGGCATGCTTGAAAGTAAATGGGGCCTTGCTAAGATGAACTGCACAGGCAGTGAATATGATCCCAATTCACATGAAGCACTTATGATGGAAGAAGCATCAGACATCGAAGTTCCTACGGTTATGGAAGATTTTCAGGCCGGATATACTCTGCATGACAGAGTGATAAGACCTGCTAAGGTCAAAGTAGGGAAACCTGCTGCTGCGGCGGCTGAATAA
- the dnaK gene encoding molecular chaperone DnaK, translating to MGRIIGIDLGTTNSCVAVMEGGEPVVIQNEEGQRTTPSMVAFTDKGERLVGQPAKNQMVTNPENTIYSIKRFMGRHHNEVGEELHMLPYNVTKGPNGDVRVDINGKHQSPPEISAAILQKMKKTAEDYLGETVTEAVVTVPAYFNDAQRQATKDAGRIAGLDVKRIVNEPTAAALSYGFGKENKEQKIAVYDLGGGTFDISILDMAEGVFEVRSTNGDTHLGGDNFDHTIIQWLVDSFKADQGVDLSKDKMALQRLKEGAEKAKKELSSAQTTDINLPFITADASGPKHLQYNLTRAKFEQMTAELVERTKIPCQKALKDAGYTPSDIDEVILVGGSTRIPAVQTLVKELFQQDPHKGVNPDEVVAMGASIQGGVLGGDVNDILLLDVTPLSLGIETLGGVSTKLIERNTTIPTKKSQVFSTAADNQNAVSIHVLQGEREMASANRTLGKFDLVGIPPAPRGVPQVEVTFDIDANGIVHVSAKDLGTGKEQKIRIESSSGLSDDEIEKMVKDAEMNAEEDKAIKEKAEVMNEADNLLYSTEKSLKDYGDKVSDEDKSKIESSLEALKEVIKTDDLEAIKAKVEELKQASYKLAEEMYKSQAAEQGQPGPDMGGAAPGADPSEPKPAETDAEDADYEVVDDEK from the coding sequence ATGGGAAGAATAATCGGAATTGACCTTGGAACTACCAACTCTTGTGTTGCAGTAATGGAAGGTGGAGAACCTGTAGTTATTCAGAATGAGGAAGGGCAGAGAACTACCCCTTCTATGGTGGCTTTTACAGATAAAGGTGAAAGACTTGTTGGCCAGCCTGCTAAGAATCAGATGGTAACAAACCCTGAAAACACCATCTACTCAATTAAAAGATTTATGGGAAGGCATCATAATGAAGTAGGCGAAGAACTACATATGCTTCCCTATAACGTAACTAAAGGTCCTAACGGTGATGTCCGTGTGGATATAAACGGTAAGCACCAATCTCCTCCTGAGATCTCTGCTGCTATTCTCCAGAAAATGAAAAAGACTGCGGAAGACTATCTGGGTGAAACTGTAACAGAAGCAGTAGTTACAGTTCCTGCATACTTCAATGATGCTCAGAGACAGGCTACAAAAGATGCAGGTAGAATTGCCGGTCTTGATGTTAAACGTATTGTTAATGAGCCCACCGCTGCGGCTCTGTCCTATGGTTTCGGAAAAGAAAACAAAGAACAGAAAATTGCAGTATATGACCTTGGTGGAGGTACTTTTGATATCTCTATTCTGGATATGGCTGAAGGTGTTTTTGAAGTTCGTTCCACAAACGGTGATACTCATCTTGGTGGTGACAACTTTGACCATACTATCATCCAATGGCTCGTTGACAGCTTTAAGGCTGATCAGGGTGTAGACTTGTCTAAGGACAAGATGGCCCTTCAGAGACTGAAAGAGGGTGCAGAAAAAGCCAAGAAGGAACTTTCTTCTGCTCAGACTACAGATATCAATCTTCCTTTTATTACAGCCGATGCTTCAGGACCAAAGCACCTGCAGTATAATCTTACCAGGGCAAAGTTTGAGCAGATGACAGCCGAACTTGTTGAAAGAACAAAAATCCCCTGTCAGAAAGCACTTAAGGATGCCGGTTATACTCCTTCTGATATTGATGAAGTTATCCTTGTTGGTGGTTCTACCAGAATCCCGGCAGTTCAGACCCTTGTTAAAGAACTTTTTCAGCAGGACCCTCATAAGGGAGTTAATCCCGATGAAGTCGTAGCCATGGGTGCATCTATTCAGGGTGGTGTTCTGGGTGGAGATGTTAACGATATTCTCCTTCTGGATGTTACTCCTCTGTCTCTGGGAATTGAAACTCTCGGTGGTGTTTCTACAAAACTGATCGAGCGTAATACTACTATCCCTACCAAGAAGAGCCAGGTGTTCTCTACTGCTGCTGATAATCAGAACGCAGTATCCATTCATGTCCTTCAGGGTGAAAGAGAGATGGCAAGTGCTAACAGAACTCTTGGAAAGTTCGACCTTGTAGGTATTCCTCCCGCACCCCGTGGTGTTCCTCAGGTTGAAGTAACCTTTGATATTGATGCCAATGGTATTGTTCATGTATCGGCCAAGGATCTGGGAACAGGTAAAGAACAGAAAATCAGAATTGAGTCTTCTTCAGGTCTCAGTGATGATGAAATCGAAAAGATGGTGAAAGATGCGGAGATGAATGCCGAAGAGGACAAGGCTATCAAAGAGAAAGCCGAAGTCATGAATGAAGCTGACAACCTGCTTTACTCTACCGAAAAATCTCTTAAGGATTACGGTGATAAGGTAAGTGATGAAGACAAAAGTAAAATTGAATCTTCACTTGAAGCACTGAAAGAAGTAATCAAAACTGATGACCTTGAAGCCATCAAAGCCAAGGTAGAAGAGCTGAAACAGGCTTCCTACAAACTGGCTGAAGAGATGTACAAGTCTCAGGCTGCTGAACAGGGTCAGCCCGGTCCGGATATGGGCGGAGCAGCTCCCGGAGCCGATCCTTCTGAACCCAAGCCCGCTGAAACTGATGCAGAAGATGCGGATTACGAAGTCGTAGACGACGAAAAATAA